The following are encoded in a window of Candidatus Fluviicola riflensis genomic DNA:
- a CDS encoding NADP transhydrogenase subunit alpha: MEKLAIIGTGIAGMGCGHWLHKKYDITLFEQNDYIGGHTNTVAVNENGTDVFMDTGFMVFNFETYPHLCGLFKEIGAPIKKTDMSFSVQHLPSGLEYCGSGLNGLFAQRRNIFSPRYIKMLMQISRFNKKSVEIMDDPAYANHSLGQYIEEFGFGQDMLWKYLIPMSSAVWSTPMELMLDFPAVTLIRFFKNHGFLGLNTQHQWYTLEGGSDAYKKLLIAPFKDRILTNKGVKGVKQVGEKVQIICLDDSVHLFDKVIFASHGDQTLRMLEEPTSEHRRLLSPFKYQYNKATVHTDESIMPKTKLTWSSWNYRIQEINGQLVPSTIYWMNSLQGVSEKQNYFVSINAQEGSVDPKKIIQEINYEHPLFDLPAIQAQAELKTLNETGPIYFCGSYFKYGFHEDAYASAVILCKKILDA, translated from the coding sequence ATGGAAAAACTGGCAATCATCGGAACCGGAATCGCGGGAATGGGTTGTGGACATTGGCTTCACAAAAAGTACGACATTACACTTTTTGAGCAAAACGATTACATCGGCGGACACACCAACACGGTTGCGGTAAACGAAAACGGCACCGATGTATTCATGGATACAGGATTCATGGTGTTCAACTTTGAAACTTATCCGCATTTGTGTGGATTGTTCAAGGAAATCGGCGCTCCAATCAAGAAAACAGACATGTCGTTTAGCGTCCAGCATTTGCCTTCTGGATTGGAATATTGTGGTTCAGGATTAAACGGGCTTTTCGCTCAGCGCAGGAATATTTTTAGTCCGCGGTATATCAAAATGTTGATGCAAATCAGCCGGTTCAATAAAAAGAGCGTTGAAATCATGGACGATCCGGCGTATGCGAACCATTCGCTGGGACAATACATCGAGGAATTCGGTTTCGGACAGGATATGTTGTGGAAATACCTCATCCCAATGAGTTCAGCTGTTTGGTCGACTCCGATGGAACTAATGCTCGATTTTCCGGCGGTTACGCTGATCCGTTTTTTCAAGAATCACGGTTTTCTAGGTTTAAATACGCAGCATCAATGGTACACGCTTGAAGGCGGAAGTGACGCTTACAAGAAGTTGTTGATCGCACCGTTCAAGGACCGGATTCTTACGAATAAAGGTGTGAAAGGTGTGAAACAAGTCGGCGAAAAAGTTCAGATTATATGTCTGGATGACTCGGTTCATTTGTTTGATAAAGTGATTTTTGCATCCCACGGCGATCAGACTTTACGTATGCTGGAAGAACCAACATCTGAACACCGACGTTTACTTTCTCCATTCAAATATCAGTACAACAAAGCGACCGTTCACACTGACGAAAGCATTATGCCGAAGACCAAACTCACCTGGAGCAGTTGGAATTACCGCATTCAGGAGATAAATGGACAGCTGGTTCCGTCAACTATTTACTGGATGAATTCGTTGCAGGGAGTTTCGGAGAAACAAAACTATTTTGTGAGTATCAACGCGCAAGAAGGTTCGGTTGATCCGAAGAAGATCATACAGGAAATCAACTACGAGCATCCGTTGTTTGATTTGCCTGCTATTCAAGCCCAGGCGGAATTAAAAACGCTGAATGAAACCGGCCCGATCTATTTCTGCGGCAGTTACTTCAAGTATGGATTTCATGAGGATGCGTATGCGAGCGCCGTTATTTTGTGTAAGAAGATTTTGGATGCTTGA
- a CDS encoding cyclopropane-fatty-acyl-phospholipid synthase produces the protein MNLTLPDGEIIKIGNGEGVSAAVTIHNPSFFKRCVLYGDIGFGEGYVDGDWDTESITDVIKWFILNVEHAPTVSGSNVKAVALNLMKFYNRLFHSRRDNSLSGSRKNISEHYDLSNDFFALWLDPTMTYSSAYFKEENFTLEEAQKAKYQRLCEQLQLKPTDHVLEIGSGWGGNAIYMASNFGCKVTTITISEEQQKLANERVKAAGLNDKISVEIQDYRKIKGQYDKIVSVEMLEAVGARYFENYFEQCHKLLKQDGILALQVITCPDSRFEALRDGVDWIQKHIFPGSLLPSVGAMNEAINRTGDLTLVDLKDLGLHYARTLRTWFENFNTQLEETKQLGFSDAFIRKWNYYLCYCEAAFEMRNINVMQLVYARPNNTGR, from the coding sequence ATGAACCTGACGTTACCCGATGGTGAAATCATCAAAATCGGGAATGGTGAAGGTGTATCAGCCGCGGTGACCATTCACAATCCGTCGTTTTTTAAACGCTGCGTGCTGTATGGTGATATCGGTTTTGGAGAAGGTTATGTAGACGGTGATTGGGATACGGAAAGTATTACCGATGTCATTAAATGGTTCATTCTGAATGTAGAACACGCACCAACCGTTTCGGGGAGTAATGTAAAAGCGGTCGCATTAAATCTGATGAAATTTTACAACCGGTTGTTTCATTCGCGCCGGGATAACAGCCTGAGCGGATCGCGTAAAAACATTTCGGAGCATTATGATTTAAGTAACGACTTTTTCGCGCTGTGGCTCGACCCGACAATGACGTATTCTTCAGCGTATTTCAAAGAAGAGAATTTCACACTTGAAGAAGCTCAAAAAGCGAAATATCAGCGTTTGTGCGAACAATTGCAGCTCAAACCAACCGATCATGTGTTGGAAATTGGAAGCGGCTGGGGCGGAAACGCGATTTACATGGCATCGAATTTTGGGTGTAAAGTCACCACGATCACCATTTCGGAGGAACAGCAAAAACTGGCTAATGAGCGTGTAAAAGCCGCTGGATTAAACGATAAAATCTCCGTTGAAATTCAGGATTACCGCAAGATCAAAGGCCAATACGATAAAATTGTGTCGGTAGAAATGCTGGAAGCCGTTGGCGCGCGTTACTTTGAAAATTACTTCGAACAATGTCACAAGTTGCTGAAACAAGACGGAATTCTGGCGTTGCAGGTCATTACCTGTCCTGATTCGCGTTTTGAAGCATTGCGCGATGGCGTGGATTGGATCCAGAAACACATTTTCCCCGGCTCACTTTTGCCCTCGGTTGGAGCGATGAACGAGGCCATCAATCGCACAGGAGATTTGACGTTGGTCGATCTAAAAGATTTGGGATTGCATTACGCACGTACACTCAGAACCTGGTTTGAAAATTTCAACACGCAACTTGAAGAAACAAAGCAATTGGGTTTCAGCGATGCGTTCATCCGCAAATGGAATTATTACCTCTGTTATTGCGAAGCGGCGTTTGAAATGCGTAATATTAATGTGATGCAGCTGGTATATGCCCGGCCGAATAATACGGGGAGATAG